A stretch of Bacillus pseudomycoides DNA encodes these proteins:
- the gcvPB gene encoding aminomethyl-transferring glycine dehydrogenase subunit 2: MKNQDQALIFEVSREGRVGYSLPQLDVEEVKLEDVFESDYIRVEDAELPEVSELDIMRHYTALSNRNHGVDSGFYPLGSCTMKYNPKINENVARFPGFAHIHPLQDEKTVQGAMELMYDLQEHLIEITGMDTVTLQPAAGAHGEWTGLMLIRAYHEANGDFNRTKVIVPDSAHGTNPASATVAGFETITVKSNEHGLVDLEDLKRVVNEETAALMLTNPNTLGLFEENILEMAEIVHNAGGKLYYDGANLNAVLSQARPGDMGFDVVHLNLHKTFTGPHGGGGPGSGPVGVKADLIPFLPKPILEKTESGYHFNYDRPQAIGRVKPFYGNFGINVRAYTYIRSMGPDGLRAVTEYAVLNANYMMRRLAPFYDLPFDRHCKHEFVLSGRRQKKLGVRTLDIAKRLLDFGYHPPTIYFPLNVEECIMIEPTETESKETLDGFIDKMIQIAKEAEENPEVVQEAPHTTVIKRLDETMAARKPVLRYQKPAPVQV; encoded by the coding sequence ATGAAGAACCAAGACCAAGCACTTATTTTTGAAGTGAGCAGAGAAGGACGCGTAGGATATAGCTTACCCCAATTAGATGTAGAAGAAGTGAAGTTAGAAGATGTGTTTGAGAGCGATTATATTCGCGTAGAAGATGCTGAGCTTCCAGAAGTGTCTGAACTTGATATTATGCGTCATTACACAGCGCTTTCTAATCGTAACCACGGCGTTGATTCTGGATTCTATCCATTAGGGTCTTGTACGATGAAGTACAATCCAAAGATTAACGAAAACGTGGCACGTTTCCCAGGGTTTGCACATATTCATCCGCTTCAAGATGAAAAAACGGTGCAAGGTGCAATGGAATTAATGTATGACTTACAAGAACATTTAATTGAAATTACAGGTATGGATACTGTTACACTCCAACCAGCAGCTGGTGCACATGGAGAATGGACAGGATTAATGTTAATCCGTGCATATCATGAAGCAAACGGTGACTTTAACCGTACGAAAGTAATTGTTCCTGACTCTGCGCATGGAACAAATCCAGCATCTGCAACAGTAGCAGGATTTGAAACAATTACAGTAAAATCAAATGAACATGGTCTTGTTGACTTAGAAGACTTAAAACGTGTTGTGAATGAAGAAACAGCAGCACTTATGTTAACAAATCCAAATACACTTGGTTTATTTGAAGAGAATATTTTAGAAATGGCAGAAATCGTTCATAATGCAGGCGGTAAATTGTATTATGATGGTGCAAACTTAAATGCAGTATTAAGTCAAGCACGCCCAGGAGATATGGGATTTGACGTTGTGCATTTAAACCTTCATAAAACATTTACAGGTCCGCATGGTGGCGGTGGCCCAGGTTCTGGACCAGTAGGTGTAAAAGCAGATTTAATTCCGTTTTTACCAAAGCCAATTTTAGAGAAAACAGAGAGTGGCTATCACTTTAACTATGATCGCCCACAAGCAATTGGGCGCGTGAAACCATTCTATGGGAACTTTGGTATTAACGTTCGTGCGTATACTTATATTCGTTCTATGGGTCCAGATGGCCTACGTGCAGTAACAGAATATGCTGTATTAAATGCAAACTATATGATGAGAAGATTAGCGCCATTCTATGATCTTCCATTTGATAGACATTGTAAGCATGAATTTGTATTATCAGGTCGTCGTCAAAAGAAACTTGGCGTACGTACGCTAGATATTGCGAAACGTCTGCTTGATTTTGGCTACCATCCACCAACAATTTACTTCCCATTAAACGTGGAAGAATGTATTATGATTGAGCCAACAGAAACAGAATCAAAAGAAACATTAGATGGATTCATCGATAAGATGATTCAAATCGCAAAAGAGGCAGAAGAAAATCCAGAAGTTGTACAAGAAGCGCCACATACGACGGTAATTAAACGTCTTGATGAAACAATGGCTGCTCGTAAACCAGTGTTACGTTATCAAAAACCAGCTCCTGTGCAAGTTTGA